The Geobacter metallireducens GS-15 region AGGTAAGCACCGTGTGGTTGATGGTCCCGAGGTTGGGGCGTGCCACCACCAGAAGCGGAAGCTTCAGTGCAAGCGCCAGATCCGCCACCATGAGCCCTCCCGAAAGGGGGACCATAAGCCCTCCGGCTCCCTCCACAAGCACGAAGTCATGGCGGGCCAGAAGGCTCTCGTATGCGTTCCGTATTCGCGAGAAATCGATCCGGACGTTCTCCCTGGAGGCGGCCACTGACGGAGCAATGGGAGTGCGGAGACAATAGGGGGCGCACTCTTCATCGAGAGGTACTCCTGCTGCCCAGGCAAGCAGTTCCGCATCCTCGGAGACGAGTGAGCCGTTCTGCTCGACGCAACCGCTGGTGACCGGCTTCATGACACCCACGTTGATCCCTTGTTTCCGCAAAAGGCACGCCAGAGTCGCCGTTACTATCGTTTTCCCGACTCCGGTGTCAGTCCCCGTGATGAAGATTGCGTTACTCACAACAACCTCCGACAGCCAGTTCCAGGTCCCTGAGCATCTGCCAGTCCTGCTCGGCGGGGCGGCCGGTGGTGGTCAGGTAGTTGCCGATCATGGTTCCGCTCGCGCCCGCGAAGAATATCCACGACTGCAGATCCCGCAGGTTCTGCTCGCGGCCGCCGCAGACGGCAATTTTCTTTGTCGGAAGGATGAGCCGGAAAAGCGCGATGGTTTTCAGGCACTCAAGGGGTGAGATGAGCTTTGAGCCCGCAAGCCGGGTCCCCTCAATGGGGTTAAGGAAATTGAGGGGTACCGAGTCCACGTCAAGCTCCCGCAGGGTCATGGCCAGCTCAACCCGTTGCGCTGCCGTCTCCCCAAGGCCGAAGATACCACCGCAGCATATGGTAAGACCAGCCTGCTTCGCTACCCGTACCGTCTCAACATCCTCTTCGTAGTCGTGGGTGGTGCAGATATGTGGGAAAAAGCTCCGGGACGTTTCCAGATTGTGGTGATAGGTCTCGACGCCCGCCTCCCTGAGAGTCACTGCCGTTTCATGGTCGATGATGCCCAGCGAGCAGGAGGGAGCAATGGAAGTAGTTTCTCTTATGCGGCGCACAGCCCGGCAGATACGGTCAAGTTCTTCCCCCTTTTTGATCGTTGTGCCGCTCGTGATTATCCCATAGCAGCGGGAACCGGCTGCTTCAGCCTCCTTGGCGCAGGCCACTAACTTGTCTTCGTCTACAAGGGGGTAGATGGGCGCGTTAGTGGTGTGGTGGGCCGACTGGGCGCAGAAGGCGCAATTTTCCGGGCAGCGTCCCGATTTGGCGTTAATGATGGAACAGAGATCGACGCCGTTGCCGAGGAAGTGTTCCTTGACCCGGCTTGCGGCCAGAAAGAGGGCAAAGGCATCAGTTCCGCTAGAGGCCGAGAGAGCGATGGACTCTTCCACTGAGAGTTGTTCGCCGGCAATAATCCTGCCAGCCAGTGTTTCGAGGGATTTGTTCATTGATGATACCTCCGAGCCCTGAAGTACCATAGGGATTTGCTAGTTGTCAACTTTGCTTTGGTATTTGGTTAACAAGGGGC contains the following coding sequences:
- the bioB gene encoding biotin synthase BioB, with the translated sequence MNKSLETLAGRIIAGEQLSVEESIALSASSGTDAFALFLAASRVKEHFLGNGVDLCSIINAKSGRCPENCAFCAQSAHHTTNAPIYPLVDEDKLVACAKEAEAAGSRCYGIITSGTTIKKGEELDRICRAVRRIRETTSIAPSCSLGIIDHETAVTLREAGVETYHHNLETSRSFFPHICTTHDYEEDVETVRVAKQAGLTICCGGIFGLGETAAQRVELAMTLRELDVDSVPLNFLNPIEGTRLAGSKLISPLECLKTIALFRLILPTKKIAVCGGREQNLRDLQSWIFFAGASGTMIGNYLTTTGRPAEQDWQMLRDLELAVGGCCE
- the bioD gene encoding dethiobiotin synthase, which translates into the protein MSNAIFITGTDTGVGKTIVTATLACLLRKQGINVGVMKPVTSGCVEQNGSLVSEDAELLAWAAGVPLDEECAPYCLRTPIAPSVAASRENVRIDFSRIRNAYESLLARHDFVLVEGAGGLMVPLSGGLMVADLALALKLPLLVVARPNLGTINHTVLTCFAAKQLGIEVRGTIINSYPDRPDTAEEYAPHLIDSLSGAPLLGVFPKVEAADQRTIVETLTNHLSGQGTTKILLREIGIEYI